A window of Lytechinus variegatus isolate NC3 chromosome 15, Lvar_3.0, whole genome shotgun sequence contains these coding sequences:
- the LOC121429121 gene encoding ankyrin repeat domain-containing protein 45-like: MTVEGERSESVASNQSGKRSAKRLNIVIQCAAIGDTSRLLECFANEDDPYHDRVESQLNSVDEEGRSPIEVAVTENQLEMLKLLQEKGSSMDTRNTMSARTPLDMACILGRKEALKELLERGAEVDNATKRGYTAIHHAAAWGRMDCLKILVKHGASLSIKTKHGERARDTALRYKHDDCSFYLDWSEARRGLVSILQETKETIEDPQKLQGRLTKDEKMTGLNVCGDKQEWLDSNPNASIEDFHKQEEDLRTSLEAILIKLSEPPPEKPHRR; encoded by the exons atgaCAGTTGAAGGAGAAAGATCAGAATCTGTTGCATCTAATCAGAGTGGAAAAAGATCAGCTAAACGACTAAATATCGTCATCCAATGTGCCGCAATTGGGGATACTAGTCGGCTGCTTGAGTGCTTTGCCAATGAAGACGACCCCTACCACGACCGCGTAGAAAgccagctgaactccgttgatGAGGAGGGGCGATCGCCGATCGAAGTAGCCGTCACAGAAAATCAATTAGAAATGTTAAAACTGTTGCAAGAAAAGGGGTCCAGTATGGACACAAGGAACACAATGTCAGCAAGGACCCCACTTGATATGGCTTGTATTCTTGGAAGGAAAGAAGCACTGAAAGAATTGTTGGAAAGAGGAGCAGAAGTTGACAATGCGACAAAACGAG gTTATACTGCTATTCACCATGCAGCAGCCTGGGGTAGGATGGATTGTCTGAAGATTCTAGTCAAGCATGGAGCTAGTTTATCTATCAAGACTAAACATGGAGAAAGGGCCAGGGATACCGCCCTGAGATACAAACATGATGATTGCTCCTTTTACTTGGACTGGTCAG AAGCAAGACGTGGCCTGGTCTCCATTCTGCAAGAAACAAAGGAAACAATTGAAGACCCTCAGAAACTCCAGGGAAGATTGACCAAAGATGAAAAA atgacTGGGTTGAATGTTTGTGGTGACAAGCAAGAATGGTTGGATTCGAACCCGAATGCTTCGATTGAAGATTTTCATAAACAAGAGGAAGATCTGAGGACCTCTTTGGAAGCCATTCTCATAAAGTTATCAGAACCGC CACCAGAGAAGCCTCACAGACGATGA
- the LOC121429145 gene encoding ras-related protein Rab-14, whose protein sequence is MAAGPYNYSYIFKYIIIGDMGVGKSCLLHQFTEKKFMADCPHTIGVEFGTRIIEVSGQKIKLQIWDTAGQERFRAVTRSYYRGAAGALMVYDITRRSTYNHLSSWLTDARNLTNPNTVIFLIGNKSDLEAQRDVTYEEAKQFAEENGLLFLEASAKTGDHVEEAFLDTAKKIYQNIQDGSLDLNAAESGVQHKPAAPRSNQLNTDQQPGKDGCAC, encoded by the exons ATGGCGGCAGGGCCATATAACTACTCTTATATCTTCAAGTATATCATTATAGGAGACATGGGGGTCGGAAAATCATGTCTCTTACATCAGTTCACAGAGAAAAAGT TTATGGCGGATTGTCCTCACACAATTGGAGTTGAGTTTGGAACAAGAATAATAGAAGTCTCTGGTCAGAAAATCAAATTACAAATATGGGACACAGCAGGTCAGGAGAGATTCAG GGCAGTAACTAGGAGTTATTACAGAGGAGCCGCTGGAGCATTAAtggtttatgacatcacaagaCGAAGCACTTACAATCATCTCAGTAGTTGGCTTACAGATGCCAGAAATCTTACCAATCCAAATACA GTAATATTTCTTATTGGCAACAAGAGTGATTTAGAAGCTCAACGAGATGTCACGTATGAAGAAGCCAAGCAATTCGCAGAAGAAAATGGTCTACTTTTCTTAGAAGCTAGTGCAAAGAc TGGTGACCATGTAGAAGAAGCATTCCTGGATACTGCCAAAAAGATCTACCAAAACATCCAAGATGGAAG TCTCGATCTGAATGCCGCTGAATCAGGAGTCCAACATAAACCCGCCGCTCCCCGCAGCAATCAACTGAACACTGACCAACAGCCTGGCAAAGACGGCTGTGCGTGCTAA